The genomic region TTAAGGAGAGAGGGAAATATTATTAAAAAAATTGAAATTTGTTATTTCCCAGAATCAATTCCTGAACCTGTCAGGAACAGGTTTCTACCTATTTCTATAAATTTCAATCTATTTCTATTATCTTATTTCCATATCACCCTTATCTCCTTATCCTCTTTCGGACACTTTTGATATATAGCGTGAACGGTTACGACCTGTGTAAGTTAGAAATCAGCCAATTGCACCTGTCCTTGCATAGGCTTAAGATGGCAGGATTCATTATGCTGTGTCAGAACAAAATTGTTATCTGTATAATCAAAGATAGAAAAACAGGCCGTATCCTGTTTTACTTGCCAAAAAGCCGCATTGTCTAATCCTAATAAGGCACAAATTAATATTTTATTAATGACACGATGTGAAACGATAGCAATTGTTTCGTCCTGATGTTGATTGAGGAGCTGGTTTAATCTAGTAACTACCCGTCTTCTGACCTCATCTAAACTCTCACCTTCAGGAATTTTTAAGAGATGTGGGTCTTTTTGCCATTTCTGGTAGAGAGTGGGGAATGACTCTTTTACCTCCTCAACCGATTTTCCTTCCCAAAGCCCATAACTCATATCAATAAAATGCTCATCAATAGTTACTTCAAGATGACGATATTTAGCAATAGGAATAGCGGTATTAACTGCCCGTTTAAGAGGACTGGAATACACGGCTTTGATTTGGAATTCACCTAAGGCTCTCGCTAAAAATTTAGCCTGGGATAGTCCTGTCTCATCAAGGTCAATATCAATTCTACCCCGAAAAATCTCCTCTTTATTCCATAGCGTTTGTCCATGTCGGACTAAGATAATCTTTGTCATTTTTTATCCTCTTTTTAAAAGTATAGTCATTTTTGACATAAAGTCAAGAAAAAAGTAACCGTTCAGGGATATAGCCACAGAGTCACAGAGAACACAGAGGGAATATATAACCACGAATGAACACGAATAATAAAAAGATTTGTAGCTTCTGGCAAGCAGGAAAACGAACCTAAAGGTTCGCTCTACATTTATCGAATGTCACAGGTTAATTCGTGTCCATTTGTGGCTAATTTCTCTAATTCTCTGTGAACTCTGTGCCTCTGTGGCTGAACGGTTACGAAAAAAGTAACCATCGGGTGCCTGTAATAAATACCACCCCTACTTCTTTGCAAAAAAACGAAACTTTTTTGATTGACATACAAATTTTTATGTTGTATAATAAAAGTAACTACAAAAAAAGGAGGTTTTAAAGAGATGGCACAAGAAATAAGTGAAAAGCAAAAGGCGTTAGAATTAGCCTTAACTCAAATTGAGCGGCACTTTGGTCGCGGGGCAATTATGCGACTGGGAGAAGAACAGGCAAAAGAAAAGGTTCCCGCTATTCCGACGGGTTCAATTGCCCTGGATATTGCCTTAGGTGTAGGTGGTATGCCAAGAGGCAGGGTGGTAGAGATATTCGGACAAGAATCATCAGGTAAGACAACTTTAAGTCTAAGTATTGCCGCCCAGGCTCAAAGAAATGGTGGCATAGCCGCATTTATTGATGCCGAACATGCCCTTGACCCGGAATATGCCAAAAAAATAGGCGTAGATGTAGATAATCTTTATATCTCTCAACCAGATACCGGTGAACAGGCATTAGAAATTGCCGATACTTTAGTCAGGTCTGGTGCGGTAGATATAATCATCGTTGATTCTGTGGCGGCTTTAGTTCCCAAAGCAGAGATAGAAGGTGAAATGGGCGACCAACATATTGGTTTACAGGCAAGACTTATGTCTCAAGCATTAAGAAAGTTGACTTCGACCATCAGTAAATCAAAAACAACCGCTATTTTCATTAATCAAATCCGCGAAAAGATTGGGGTTATGTTTGGCAGTCCTGAAACAACACCAGGTGGTCGGGCATTAAAGTTTTATTCCTCAGTTAGATTGGAAATGCGAAAAACTCAACCAATTCTTAAAGGCGAAGAAGTCATTGGTAGTCGAGCAAAGGTAAAGGTAGTTAAAAATAAGGTTGCACCACCTTTTAGAACGGCTGAATTTGACATTATGTATGACCGCGGAATATCCTATGAAGGAAGTTTATTAGAGGTTGGAGCAGAGGGAAAAATTGTTCAACAAAGCGGCACCTGGTTTTCTTACGGTGATACAAAATTGGGACAGGGCAAAGATAATGCCCGTAAATACTTAGAAGAAAATAAGCAAATCGCAGATGAAATTGAGAAAAAGATTAAGGAAAAGTTTGGATTCTTACCGTCCGGAAAATAAGGGAACAAGTTACTATTTCATAATCTGGTAACCGTTCAGGTAGTCCTTTACCGCAGAGACGCAGAGAAACAGAGAGAAAAATATCTTTTTTGGGTAAGCGTTCAGGTGTAAGTACCACAAGTAATTATTTTTTATTCACTGCAATTCAGACACTGGTCATCAGACACAAGACATAAGACATAAGACATAAGACTATAGACTATAGGTAAAACTTCAGTTACTTAAAAAAATAACTGTAAAATGTAAAATGAGCAATTAAAAATTTAAAAGTCAATTCTGTGTTCTGGCAGTAAGAACTGATTTCCCAATCATCTTGCATTTCATCTATCCTCTCATTTTACATTTTTCATTGAACATTGCCCATTTTACATTATTATTAGATATTTTGTAATGACCTGAACGCTTACAATTTCTTCAACACTAGTGTTGTGTTGAGCAAGTTTTGCACGTGGTATCATTAGGTTTCGTAACCTGCAAACGGATAATTGGTAACTGGTAAATAGTTAAATGGCTTCGTTGTGAGCTCATCCGAACGGTATTTAATT from bacterium harbors:
- a CDS encoding histidine phosphatase family protein; the encoded protein is MTKIILVRHGQTLWNKEEIFRGRIDIDLDETGLSQAKFLARALGEFQIKAVYSSPLKRAVNTAIPIAKYRHLEVTIDEHFIDMSYGLWEGKSVEEVKESFPTLYQKWQKDPHLLKIPEGESLDEVRRRVVTRLNQLLNQHQDETIAIVSHRVINKILICALLGLDNAAFWQVKQDTACFSIFDYTDNNFVLTQHNESCHLKPMQGQVQLADF
- the recA gene encoding recombinase RecA, whose product is MAQEISEKQKALELALTQIERHFGRGAIMRLGEEQAKEKVPAIPTGSIALDIALGVGGMPRGRVVEIFGQESSGKTTLSLSIAAQAQRNGGIAAFIDAEHALDPEYAKKIGVDVDNLYISQPDTGEQALEIADTLVRSGAVDIIIVDSVAALVPKAEIEGEMGDQHIGLQARLMSQALRKLTSTISKSKTTAIFINQIREKIGVMFGSPETTPGGRALKFYSSVRLEMRKTQPILKGEEVIGSRAKVKVVKNKVAPPFRTAEFDIMYDRGISYEGSLLEVGAEGKIVQQSGTWFSYGDTKLGQGKDNARKYLEENKQIADEIEKKIKEKFGFLPSGK